From a single Mycolicibacterium mengxianglii genomic region:
- a CDS encoding dolichyl-phosphate-mannose--protein mannosyltransferase has translation MPERAVPVISPGPLVPVADFGPTDRAAGWIMTAAVTGLALATRFLNLQSPTDGGTPIFDEKHYAPQAWQVLHNGGIEDNPGYGLVVHPPLGKQLIAVGEWIFGYNGLGWRFSGALLGVIMVALVARTVRRISRSTLIGGIAGVLLVGESVSFVTARTALLDGFLVFFVVAAFGALIVDRDQVRERMHNALLDGRIDETPWGPRLGVRWWRFGAGVLLGLACATKWSGLYFVLFFGLMSLAFDVAARRQYRVPRPWLGTLRRDVGPTAYAIGVIPVAVYLASYWGWFASETAINRHEVGQAIGERQWFQPPDALRSLWYYTLKSYDFHSGLTNAAGNHHPWESKPWTWPMSLRPVLYAIDQGNVAGCGAQSCVKAVMLVGTPAMWWLAVPVLLYAAWRTFIRRDWRYAVVLVGYCAGWLPWFADIDRQMYFFYAATMAPFLVMAIALICGDILYKRGQNAERRTLGLLVVCFYVALVLTNFAWLFPVLTGLPISQTTWNMQIWLPSWR, from the coding sequence ATGCCGGAGCGCGCCGTACCAGTGATCAGCCCCGGCCCGCTCGTCCCCGTCGCCGATTTCGGGCCGACCGACCGCGCAGCCGGCTGGATCATGACCGCGGCCGTGACCGGGTTGGCGCTGGCTACCCGGTTCCTGAACCTGCAGTCGCCGACCGATGGCGGCACCCCGATCTTCGATGAGAAGCACTACGCCCCCCAGGCGTGGCAGGTGCTGCACAACGGCGGCATCGAGGACAACCCCGGCTACGGGTTGGTGGTACACCCGCCGCTGGGTAAGCAGTTGATCGCCGTCGGCGAATGGATCTTCGGTTACAACGGGTTGGGCTGGCGCTTCAGCGGCGCACTGCTGGGTGTGATCATGGTCGCCCTCGTGGCCAGGACCGTGCGTCGGATCAGCCGGTCCACGCTGATCGGCGGGATCGCCGGGGTGCTGCTCGTCGGCGAAAGCGTGTCGTTCGTGACTGCGCGCACCGCCCTGCTGGACGGGTTTCTGGTGTTCTTCGTCGTCGCCGCGTTCGGTGCCCTGATCGTCGATCGTGACCAGGTCCGGGAGCGGATGCACAACGCCCTGCTGGACGGGCGGATCGACGAGACCCCGTGGGGGCCGCGCCTCGGGGTGCGGTGGTGGCGTTTCGGCGCGGGTGTACTGCTCGGGTTGGCGTGTGCCACCAAGTGGTCGGGCCTGTATTTCGTGCTGTTCTTCGGGTTGATGTCGCTGGCGTTCGACGTGGCCGCACGCCGTCAATACCGGGTGCCGCGGCCGTGGCTCGGCACGCTGCGGCGCGATGTCGGCCCCACCGCATACGCGATCGGCGTGATTCCGGTGGCGGTGTACCTGGCCAGCTATTGGGGGTGGTTCGCCTCCGAGACGGCGATCAACCGGCACGAGGTGGGACAGGCGATCGGTGAGCGCCAGTGGTTCCAGCCTCCCGACGCGCTGCGGTCACTGTGGTACTACACGCTCAAGTCCTACGACTTTCACTCCGGTTTGACCAACGCCGCAGGCAACCACCACCCGTGGGAGTCCAAGCCCTGGACATGGCCGATGTCGTTGCGCCCGGTGCTCTACGCCATCGACCAGGGGAACGTGGCGGGCTGCGGCGCGCAGTCGTGTGTGAAAGCGGTCATGTTGGTCGGCACGCCCGCCATGTGGTGGCTGGCCGTGCCGGTGCTGCTGTACGCGGCCTGGCGGACGTTCATCCGCCGGGACTGGCGTTATGCCGTTGTGCTGGTCGGGTATTGCGCCGGTTGGCTGCCCTGGTTCGCCGACATCGACCGGCAGATGTATTTCTTCTACGCCGCCACCATGGCGCCGTTCCTGGTGATGGCGATCGCCCTCATCTGTGGGGACATCTTGTACAAACGTGGCCAGAATGCGGAGCGACGAACGCTCGGGCTTCTCGTGGTCTGTTTCTACGTGGCGCTGGTGCTGACCAACTTCGCCTGGCTGTTCCCGGTCCTGACCGGTCTGCCCATCTCGCAGACCACCTGGAACATGCAGATCTGGCTGCCCAGCTGGCGCTGA
- the arcA gene encoding arginine deiminase: MSVAPLGSNSEVGTLRVVILHRPGPELQRLTPRNNDKLLFDGLPWVSRAQEEHDAFAALLRSRGVEVLLLSQLLTEALASGAARMHGISAAVDARRLGVPLARELATYLRTLDAAALAHVLMAGMTFDELPFGEQELSLVRRMHHGADFVIDPLPNLMFTRDSSFWIGPRVAITSLSMPARVRETSLTDLIYAHHPRFLGVRRAYESRSAPVEGGDVLLLSPGVVAVGVGERTTPAGAEALARSLFDDGLAHTVLAVPIAQERAQMHLDTVCTMVDTDAVVMYPNIVDSLSAFTIHHLDGGGVKIDRAAPFVAAAADAMGIAKLRVIDTGLDPVTAEREQWDDGNNTLALAPGVVVAYERNTETNARLEDSGVEVLRISASELGTGRGGPRCMSCPAARDPL, from the coding sequence GTGAGTGTCGCCCCGCTTGGCTCGAATTCTGAAGTCGGCACGCTGCGTGTGGTGATCCTGCACCGGCCGGGGCCCGAACTGCAGCGGCTGACCCCGCGTAACAACGACAAGTTGCTGTTCGACGGGCTGCCCTGGGTGTCGCGTGCCCAGGAGGAACACGACGCGTTCGCGGCGTTGCTGCGCTCCCGCGGCGTCGAAGTGCTGCTGCTGTCGCAGTTGTTGACCGAGGCGCTGGCCAGTGGCGCCGCCCGGATGCACGGCATCTCCGCCGCAGTGGATGCGCGCCGGCTCGGTGTGCCGTTGGCCCGGGAGCTCGCCACCTATCTGCGCACGCTGGACGCGGCCGCGCTGGCGCACGTCCTGATGGCCGGCATGACGTTCGATGAATTGCCGTTCGGGGAACAGGAACTGTCGCTGGTGCGGCGAATGCATCACGGCGCGGATTTCGTGATCGATCCGCTGCCCAACCTGATGTTCACCCGGGATTCGTCGTTCTGGATCGGGCCGCGGGTGGCCATCACCTCGCTGTCCATGCCGGCGCGGGTGCGCGAGACCTCGTTGACCGACCTGATTTACGCGCACCACCCGCGATTCCTCGGGGTGCGGCGCGCTTACGAATCCCGCTCGGCCCCGGTTGAGGGCGGTGACGTCCTGCTGCTCTCGCCGGGCGTGGTAGCCGTCGGGGTGGGGGAGCGCACCACCCCTGCCGGAGCGGAAGCGTTGGCACGCAGCCTGTTCGACGACGGGTTGGCCCACACCGTGCTGGCGGTGCCGATAGCGCAGGAGCGGGCGCAGATGCACCTCGACACCGTGTGCACGATGGTCGACACCGATGCCGTGGTGATGTATCCCAATATCGTGGATTCGTTGTCCGCGTTCACAATTCACCACCTCGACGGCGGAGGCGTGAAGATCGACCGCGCCGCGCCCTTCGTCGCTGCCGCTGCCGACGCGATGGGGATCGCGAAGTTACGCGTCATCGACACCGGACTGGACCCGGTCACTGCCGAGCGGGAGCAGTGGGATGACGGAAACAACACCTTGGCGCTGGCCCCCGGTGTCGTCGTCGCCTATGAACGCAACACCGAAACCAACGCGCGACTCGAGGATTCGGGCGTGGAAGTGCTTCGCATCTCGGCTTCGGAATTGGGCACCGGCCGAGGCGGGCCGCGCTGCATGTCCTGCCCGGCCGCCCGCGACCCGCTATAG
- the soxR gene encoding redox-sensitive transcriptional activator SoxR, with protein METHELAPGELAQRAGVAVSTLHFYEREGLISSRRTSGNQRRYGRDTLRRVAFIRMSQRLGIPLARVRVALATLPTDRVPTSKDWARLSAGWRQDLDDRILHLERLRDNLAQCIGCGCLSLKNCMLTNPGDVLAQNGPGAARL; from the coding sequence ATGGAGACCCATGAACTGGCGCCCGGTGAGCTGGCTCAGCGCGCTGGTGTCGCCGTCTCCACACTGCACTTCTACGAACGCGAAGGCCTGATCTCCAGCCGTCGCACTTCGGGCAATCAGCGCCGCTACGGCCGCGACACGCTGCGGCGGGTGGCTTTCATCCGGATGTCGCAACGACTGGGCATTCCGCTGGCGCGGGTGCGCGTGGCGCTGGCGACGCTACCCACCGACCGGGTGCCCACCAGCAAGGACTGGGCCCGGCTGTCAGCAGGCTGGCGCCAGGACCTCGACGATCGCATCCTGCACCTGGAACGATTGCGCGACAACCTGGCCCAGTGCATCGGTTGCGGCTGCCTGAGCCTGAAGAACTGCATGTTGACCAACCCCGGGGACGTGCTCGCCCAAAACGGACCCGGTGCTGCTCGCCTCTGA
- a CDS encoding alpha-ketoglutarate-dependent dioxygenase AlkB family protein, with protein sequence MRDLSVAVQDSLFDHAERRQLSGGAWIDVRAGWLDDAEQARTLFDELLEAIPWRAERRRMYERVLDVPRLLSFHDLTRETVPHQGLKQLRRRLNDIYAGELGEPFTSAGLCLYRDGNDSVAWHGDTIGRSSTEDTMVAIVSLGASRTFALRPRGGGQSLRIQHGHGDLLVMGGSCQRTWEHAIPKTSKPTGPRISIQFRPRDVR encoded by the coding sequence GTGCGCGATCTATCAGTGGCAGTTCAGGATTCCCTGTTCGACCATGCCGAGCGCCGGCAATTGTCGGGTGGCGCCTGGATCGACGTCCGTGCGGGTTGGCTCGACGATGCCGAACAGGCCCGCACGCTGTTCGATGAACTGCTCGAAGCCATCCCGTGGCGCGCCGAACGTCGACGCATGTACGAGCGGGTGCTCGACGTCCCGCGGTTGCTCAGCTTCCACGACCTGACCCGGGAGACTGTTCCGCACCAGGGGCTCAAACAGTTGCGCCGCCGACTCAACGACATCTACGCGGGTGAGCTCGGCGAGCCGTTCACCAGCGCTGGGCTCTGCCTCTACCGCGACGGCAACGACAGTGTGGCCTGGCACGGCGACACCATCGGGCGCAGCAGCACCGAGGACACCATGGTCGCGATCGTCAGCCTGGGCGCGTCCCGCACGTTCGCGCTGCGCCCGCGGGGCGGCGGGCAGTCGCTTCGCATCCAGCACGGGCACGGCGATCTGCTGGTGATGGGTGGCTCGTGCCAACGCACCTGGGAACACGCCATCCCGAAGACGTCCAAACCGACCGGGCCGCGGATCAGCATCCAGTTCCGCCCCCGAGACGTGCGTTAG
- a CDS encoding DUF5642 family protein codes for MWNPRALIVLAGVGLLAACSSGEAAQDPSADIAKVAEVKSSFGPEFKVTEVPTTGIDPKLLGGQKLPEGLKFEPADCAQFAAGQQLPADLKGNMAAVSAEGLGNRFITIAMETSEPVPMVEPGDNCKKVNFAGGALRGTVEVVPVPPIDGVQAQGVHRVLQTIVNGKPQTGEIYSYLAHFGDYQVIVTANPLVIPDKPVAAVDTARAEKLLADAVAAIRG; via the coding sequence ATGTGGAATCCCCGGGCGCTGATCGTCCTCGCAGGTGTCGGTCTGCTCGCCGCGTGTTCTTCAGGTGAGGCCGCACAGGACCCGTCGGCCGATATCGCCAAGGTGGCCGAGGTGAAGTCGTCCTTCGGGCCGGAGTTCAAGGTCACCGAGGTCCCCACGACCGGGATCGACCCGAAGCTGCTCGGCGGCCAGAAGCTGCCCGAAGGGCTGAAGTTCGAGCCGGCCGACTGCGCGCAGTTCGCGGCAGGGCAGCAGCTGCCCGCTGACCTCAAGGGAAACATGGCCGCGGTATCCGCCGAGGGGCTCGGCAACAGGTTCATCACCATCGCGATGGAGACCTCCGAACCGGTGCCGATGGTCGAGCCCGGGGACAACTGCAAGAAGGTCAACTTCGCCGGGGGTGCGCTGCGTGGCACCGTCGAGGTGGTGCCCGTGCCGCCGATCGACGGTGTACAGGCCCAAGGAGTGCACCGGGTGCTGCAGACCATCGTCAACGGCAAGCCGCAGACCGGTGAGATCTACAGCTATCTGGCGCATTTCGGTGACTACCAGGTGATCGTGACGGCCAATCCGTTGGTGATCCCCGACAAGCCCGTGGCCGCGGTGGATACCGCGCGCGCCGAGAAACTGCTGGCCGACGCGGTGGCTGCAATCCGGGGCTAA
- a CDS encoding DUF5642 family protein has protein sequence MRSLALSVLAVTVLAGCAQAGQPSVPAPVTSVAPQAESAPVDPERIRRIRSELPDGYEIADVAGYASSPVAFWGFGRGWTAQPPQCAPLMDPAPDGPALGVSGSGPGGIIHVVVVSGAVALLGLDPVQLGECPQWTMAYGGATADVSLVDAPMIDGAATLGVASTIRSVAEAGTETDSRADTFMAYLGEHVVFVTLVTDPGAVDPPLPPQYASDLLVEAVSTLRG, from the coding sequence GTGCGGTCACTGGCGCTGAGTGTCCTGGCTGTCACAGTGCTGGCCGGATGCGCGCAGGCGGGCCAGCCCAGCGTGCCGGCGCCGGTGACCTCGGTGGCGCCGCAGGCGGAGAGCGCACCGGTCGATCCGGAGCGGATCAGACGGATCCGCTCCGAGCTGCCCGACGGTTACGAAATCGCCGACGTCGCCGGTTACGCGTCCTCTCCGGTGGCCTTCTGGGGTTTCGGCCGGGGGTGGACGGCGCAGCCCCCACAGTGCGCGCCCCTGATGGACCCGGCGCCCGACGGGCCCGCACTCGGAGTGTCCGGGTCGGGCCCAGGCGGGATCATCCATGTGGTGGTGGTGTCGGGCGCCGTCGCGCTTCTCGGTCTGGATCCCGTGCAGCTCGGTGAGTGCCCGCAGTGGACCATGGCCTACGGCGGCGCCACTGCCGATGTGAGCCTCGTCGATGCCCCGATGATCGACGGTGCCGCCACTCTCGGAGTCGCCAGCACCATCCGCAGTGTGGCCGAGGCAGGTACCGAAACCGATTCGCGGGCGGACACATTCATGGCTTACCTGGGGGAGCACGTGGTGTTCGTCACGCTGGTCACCGATCCGGGGGCGGTTGATCCGCCATTACCACCGCAGTACGCGAGCGACCTACTGGTCGAGGCGGTCAGCACGCTGCGTGGCTGA
- a CDS encoding TspO/MBR family protein — translation MPSRTLLATGLGTAAAAVIGSLAGRSGAETWYPTLKKPPYVPPSAVFPIAWTSLYADIAVTSASTIDKLRAGDDAAATRNYVAALGANLALNASWSWLFFKAHKLGPSAVAAAAVALSSADLARRTAKVTPRAGVALAPYPLWCTFATVISSDIWRLNRGR, via the coding sequence ATGCCCTCACGCACTCTGCTCGCCACCGGACTCGGCACTGCGGCCGCCGCGGTGATCGGGAGCCTCGCCGGCAGGTCAGGCGCCGAAACCTGGTATCCCACGCTGAAGAAGCCGCCGTACGTCCCACCCAGTGCGGTGTTCCCGATTGCATGGACGTCGCTTTACGCCGACATCGCGGTCACATCGGCGTCGACCATCGACAAGCTGCGTGCCGGTGACGACGCCGCGGCGACGCGTAACTACGTCGCCGCCCTGGGTGCCAATCTTGCGCTCAATGCCAGCTGGAGTTGGCTGTTCTTCAAGGCGCACAAGCTCGGACCCTCGGCCGTCGCAGCGGCTGCGGTTGCGCTCAGCAGTGCCGACCTGGCGAGGCGCACCGCCAAGGTGACTCCGCGAGCGGGCGTGGCGCTGGCGCCCTACCCGTTGTGGTGCACCTTCGCCACCGTGATTTCGTCTGACATCTGGCGGCTCAACCGAGGGCGCTGA
- a CDS encoding LpqN/LpqT family lipoprotein → MKTFTSVAGAGVTALALGLALVGCGSDSSTEATSSSSTASSADGTSPAPAGESTAPVPTGPNKTIRDYITESGIKETAVRRGDPGPTVNLPLPPGWQQRDDLQGAPYAALVFPATRVPANPPRIVALMSKLTGDVDPQKLLEYAPNELQNMPGWQSGNGAVRNTLSGFDAVQIAGAYQVENKKGLIAQKTVVIPDGDDVYVLQINAYSDQSEGPILGDATALVDQQAKITLT, encoded by the coding sequence ATGAAGACGTTCACCTCAGTCGCGGGCGCGGGCGTCACCGCGTTGGCCCTTGGCCTGGCCCTCGTGGGCTGTGGCTCGGATTCGTCGACGGAGGCCACCAGTTCATCGTCGACCGCCAGTTCTGCAGACGGAACGTCGCCGGCCCCTGCCGGCGAGTCCACCGCGCCGGTACCCACGGGACCGAACAAGACGATCAGGGACTACATCACCGAGAGCGGCATCAAGGAGACCGCCGTCCGGCGCGGCGACCCGGGCCCGACGGTCAACCTGCCCTTACCTCCGGGATGGCAGCAGCGCGACGACCTGCAGGGCGCGCCGTACGCGGCTCTGGTCTTCCCGGCGACGCGAGTGCCGGCAAACCCGCCTCGGATCGTGGCACTGATGTCCAAGCTCACCGGTGACGTCGACCCCCAGAAGCTGCTCGAATACGCGCCCAACGAGCTGCAGAACATGCCGGGGTGGCAGTCGGGGAACGGCGCCGTCCGAAACACCTTGAGCGGTTTCGACGCCGTACAGATCGCCGGTGCCTACCAGGTCGAGAACAAGAAGGGACTGATCGCGCAGAAGACGGTGGTGATCCCCGATGGCGACGACGTCTATGTGCTGCAGATCAACGCCTACAGCGACCAGTCCGAGGGGCCGATCCTCGGTGACGCCACCGCCCTGGTCGACCAGCAGGCCAAGATCACGCTGACCTAG
- a CDS encoding shikimate 5-dehydrogenase — protein sequence MTKPPLSKDTTLCISLAARPSNIGTRFHNYLYDQLGLDFLYKAFTTTDIAAAIGGVRALGIRGCSVSMPFKEDVLTLVDHIEDSARVIRSVNTIVNDNGTLTAANTDYIAIERLIAQYRLDPEQTLLIHGSGGMASAVGAAFRDNGFHRGTVVARNDIAGPALAERLGYRWRPHVGGATASLIVNVTPVGMAGGPEEKDSAFPADVINAAETVFDVVALPSETPLIVAARAAGKQVITGAEVIALQAAEQFERYTGVRPTPEQVAEASKVSRA from the coding sequence ATGACGAAACCACCGCTGTCCAAGGACACCACGCTGTGCATCTCGCTCGCCGCCCGCCCCAGCAATATCGGCACCCGGTTCCACAATTATCTGTACGACCAACTGGGGCTGGATTTCCTCTACAAGGCGTTCACCACCACCGACATTGCCGCCGCGATCGGCGGGGTACGGGCACTGGGTATCCGCGGCTGCTCGGTGTCGATGCCGTTCAAAGAGGATGTGCTGACGCTTGTCGACCACATCGAAGATTCCGCGCGGGTGATCCGGTCGGTCAACACCATCGTCAATGACAACGGCACACTGACCGCCGCGAACACCGACTACATCGCGATCGAGCGACTGATCGCCCAGTACCGGCTGGATCCGGAGCAGACGCTGCTGATCCACGGCAGCGGTGGCATGGCGAGTGCGGTGGGAGCGGCGTTCCGCGACAACGGATTCCATCGAGGCACCGTGGTGGCCCGCAACGACATTGCCGGCCCTGCGCTGGCGGAACGCCTCGGCTACCGCTGGCGGCCGCACGTCGGCGGCGCCACCGCCTCACTCATCGTCAACGTCACCCCGGTGGGCATGGCCGGTGGACCAGAGGAGAAGGACAGCGCGTTCCCCGCCGACGTGATCAACGCCGCCGAGACGGTATTCGACGTGGTGGCACTGCCGTCGGAGACGCCGTTGATCGTCGCCGCCCGTGCTGCGGGCAAGCAGGTGATCACCGGCGCCGAGGTGATCGCACTCCAGGCCGCCGAGCAGTTCGAGCGTTACACCGGTGTGCGTCCGACACCCGAGCAGGTCGCTGAGGCGTCGAAGGTGTCGCGCGCCTAG
- a CDS encoding GNAT family N-acetyltransferase encodes MAEPIVQRASDLAALSVFADCFGADLYPLAQQLTPVYAGVGDTLMRQGEPADFFLIIHSGRVEVSHSGDGYSFVTDVGPGRIVGEIALLRHSARTATVTAIEEVIGWSGGDEAFDELIELPGVLAMLIRTARQRLAAFITPIPMELAGGVRLLLRPVMPGDVERTTNSPVEFSSETMYRRFQSPRVPTPSLMRYLFEVDYINHFVWVVTTESGDVVADARFVRDERDASTAEIAFTVGDEYQGRGIGTYLMGALAVAARVAGVKSFSGRVLSDNLAMRKIMDRAGARWEREDLGIVTTVVDVPATLPFDQQTARRIEDVARQVMRAL; translated from the coding sequence GTGGCCGAACCGATAGTCCAGCGGGCCAGCGACCTCGCGGCTCTTTCGGTGTTCGCCGACTGCTTCGGCGCTGACCTGTATCCGCTGGCCCAGCAGCTCACCCCGGTGTACGCCGGCGTCGGCGACACGCTGATGCGCCAGGGCGAGCCTGCCGACTTCTTCCTGATCATCCACAGCGGCCGGGTCGAGGTCTCCCACAGCGGGGACGGGTATTCCTTTGTCACCGACGTCGGCCCCGGCCGGATCGTCGGCGAGATCGCCTTGTTGCGGCACTCGGCGCGCACCGCGACCGTCACCGCGATCGAGGAAGTGATCGGCTGGTCCGGCGGCGACGAGGCCTTCGACGAGCTGATCGAGCTGCCCGGCGTGCTTGCCATGCTCATCCGCACCGCCCGGCAGCGGCTGGCGGCGTTCATCACCCCGATTCCGATGGAGCTGGCCGGCGGGGTGCGCCTGCTGCTGCGCCCGGTGATGCCCGGTGACGTCGAGCGGACCACCAACAGTCCGGTGGAGTTCTCCAGCGAGACGATGTACCGGCGGTTCCAATCGCCGAGAGTGCCGACACCGAGCCTGATGCGTTATCTGTTCGAAGTCGACTACATCAACCATTTCGTCTGGGTGGTCACCACCGAATCCGGTGATGTGGTCGCCGATGCGCGGTTTGTGCGCGATGAGCGTGACGCCAGCACTGCCGAGATCGCATTCACCGTCGGAGACGAATACCAGGGCCGGGGGATCGGGACCTATCTCATGGGCGCACTCGCGGTCGCGGCCCGCGTCGCCGGGGTGAAGAGCTTCTCGGGCCGGGTCTTGTCGGACAACCTGGCCATGCGCAAGATCATGGACCGGGCCGGAGCCCGTTGGGAGCGTGAGGATCTCGGGATCGTCACCACCGTCGTCGACGTACCGGCCACCCTACCCTTCGATCAGCAAACGGCACGACGCATCGAAGACGTTGCCCGCCAAGTGATGCGGGCGTTGTAG
- a CDS encoding urease accessory protein UreD gives MSVTAALDLTFSLVGGRTVLTRRRYRWPLLIGRVFTDPAQPSLGSVTVQNAAGTVIPGDLVSQRIGVVAGGYAAVRGQGATMVTGVPGGEVAVEDTDVRVDETSRLLLDPAPRILTPYAHYRQRMHVCVAPGGCAVLVDAVVLHPELTDQQFGSYESGVEITAVDGTRLALDAQVLDAMPRVRRAPMAFATVYVVGAGLDIAMTALSPELESLSVLTGRRVYVGVSDLPNGAGWAVRIAASDGGVLRSAISAVQAALQVLRTEKPMLSAPG, from the coding sequence GTGAGTGTCACTGCGGCGCTTGATCTCACGTTCTCGCTGGTCGGCGGCCGGACGGTGTTGACCCGCCGCCGGTACCGCTGGCCGCTGCTGATCGGCCGGGTGTTCACCGACCCCGCGCAGCCGTCGCTCGGATCGGTGACCGTGCAGAACGCGGCGGGCACCGTCATTCCCGGTGATCTGGTGTCCCAGCGCATCGGTGTGGTCGCCGGCGGCTACGCGGCGGTGCGGGGCCAGGGCGCGACCATGGTCACGGGGGTTCCGGGCGGCGAGGTTGCGGTGGAGGACACCGACGTGCGGGTGGACGAGACCAGCAGGCTGCTGCTCGACCCGGCGCCGCGCATCCTCACTCCGTACGCGCACTATCGCCAGCGGATGCACGTCTGCGTGGCGCCCGGCGGGTGCGCGGTGCTGGTCGACGCTGTGGTGCTGCATCCCGAGCTGACCGACCAGCAGTTCGGCAGCTACGAGTCCGGTGTGGAGATCACCGCGGTGGACGGAACGCGGTTGGCGCTGGATGCCCAGGTGCTCGACGCGATGCCCCGGGTTCGACGCGCCCCCATGGCTTTTGCGACGGTGTACGTAGTCGGGGCCGGGCTCGATATCGCGATGACCGCGCTGTCGCCGGAGCTGGAGTCGCTGTCGGTGCTGACCGGGAGACGGGTGTACGTCGGTGTCAGCGACCTCCCGAACGGCGCCGGGTGGGCGGTCCGGATCGCGGCGTCCGACGGTGGTGTGTTGCGGTCGGCGATCAGTGCAGTGCAGGCGGCGCTCCAGGTGTTGCGGACGGAGAAGCCGATGTTATCCGCCCCGGGGTAG
- the ureG gene encoding urease accessory protein UreG, with protein sequence MKAARIGIGGPVGSGKTALVEALLAGFARRGRVLSVITNDLVTAEDAERVRRSGLIDPRRVRAVEAGGCPHTVIREDPSLNIAAADALEAEFPDTEMILLESGGDNLASTFSRDLVDYWLFVIDVAGGDDIPRKRGPGVVRCDLLVVNKVDLAPYVGVDLSLMLKEADDVRGGRPVVAISARGGDGLDSLMDVLEREVLFV encoded by the coding sequence ATGAAGGCTGCTCGGATAGGTATCGGGGGGCCCGTCGGATCCGGCAAGACGGCACTGGTCGAGGCCCTGCTGGCCGGCTTCGCCCGCCGTGGCCGGGTGCTGTCGGTGATCACCAACGATCTGGTGACTGCCGAGGACGCCGAGCGGGTGCGACGTTCGGGGCTGATCGACCCACGGAGGGTGCGCGCCGTCGAAGCCGGCGGCTGCCCCCACACCGTGATCCGTGAGGACCCGTCGCTGAACATCGCGGCGGCCGATGCGCTGGAGGCCGAGTTCCCGGACACCGAGATGATCCTGCTGGAATCCGGCGGCGACAATCTGGCGTCGACGTTCTCGCGTGACCTGGTGGATTACTGGTTGTTCGTGATCGATGTGGCCGGTGGTGACGACATCCCCCGCAAGCGCGGGCCCGGTGTGGTGCGCTGTGACCTGCTGGTGGTCAACAAGGTGGACTTGGCGCCGTATGTCGGGGTGGACCTGTCGCTGATGCTCAAAGAGGCCGACGACGTGCGCGGTGGCCGTCCCGTCGTCGCGATCAGCGCCCGCGGCGGCGACGGGCTCGATTCGCTGATGGACGTGCTCGAGCGGGAAGTGCTCTTCGTGTGA